In Deltaproteobacteria bacterium PRO3, one DNA window encodes the following:
- a CDS encoding glycosyltransferase family 2 protein, which produces MKGISAVVPVYQSESSLEELCGELAGTLSGIGMPYEIVLVEDGGKDGAWDVIRRLAASDPKVRGIRLSRNYGQHNALLCGIREARQEIILTLDDDLQHPPSEIPKLLAKLQEGYDVVYGIPSERVHGRGRLLATKAAKWALKNLLRVGSADYAGAFRLFRASLREGFAECRGSYVSVDVLLGWCTDSFASVAVHLRERKFGRSHYGLGKLVAHTFNMVTGYSAFPLQIASWIGFFFTLFGIGVLTFVLARYLWSGRSVPGFAFLASIIAIFSGAQLFTLGIFGEYLARMYYRMLGRPTYVVKTRTGQGD; this is translated from the coding sequence ACTCTCCGGGATCGGAATGCCCTACGAAATCGTCCTCGTCGAGGACGGCGGCAAGGACGGGGCTTGGGACGTGATTCGCAGGCTCGCCGCTTCCGATCCGAAGGTCAGGGGCATCCGGCTCAGCCGCAATTACGGCCAACACAACGCCCTGCTCTGCGGTATTCGGGAGGCGCGACAAGAGATCATCCTGACCCTCGACGACGACCTTCAGCATCCTCCCTCGGAAATTCCCAAACTGCTCGCGAAGCTTCAAGAGGGCTACGACGTGGTCTACGGCATCCCTTCGGAGCGGGTCCATGGAAGGGGTCGATTGCTCGCCACTAAGGCCGCCAAATGGGCGCTCAAAAACCTTCTGCGGGTCGGCAGCGCCGACTATGCCGGCGCCTTCCGGCTGTTTCGGGCCTCCCTGCGGGAGGGGTTTGCGGAGTGCCGGGGGTCGTACGTCTCCGTCGACGTCCTGTTGGGGTGGTGCACGGACTCCTTCGCCTCCGTTGCCGTCCACCTCCGCGAGCGCAAGTTCGGCCGCTCGCATTACGGGTTGGGGAAGCTGGTCGCGCACACTTTCAATATGGTGACCGGTTACAGCGCCTTCCCCTTGCAGATTGCGAGTTGGATCGGCTTTTTCTTCACCCTTTTCGGAATCGGGGTACTGACTTTCGTGCTTGCCCGGTATTTATGGTCCGGGCGGTCCGTCCCCGGCTTCGCTTTCCTGGCTTCCATCATCGCCATCTTTTCCGGAGCCCAGCTTTTCACGCTGGGGATTTTCGGAGAGTACCTGGCGCGCATGTATTACCGGATGTTGGGCCGTCCAACCTATGTCGTGAAGACCAGAACCGGGCAGGGCGATTGA
- a CDS encoding GNAT family N-acetyltransferase, whose amino-acid sequence METPCEYLEWDSRFFGKRIARVRGDRLEEASVESVLRWCRENRIEGLYFLAVPDDRRTLELAEAHGFHLTDIRVSLEKHLHGPEVGPAPDLSGRIRPVSDPDRPALLALAQEAFRLGRFHYDSRISKESADALYRAWLERCLEEAPQGVWVAEVGGKPAGFVASRREEGDWGRIELLALELRHRGRGLGGALLTTACRELQRENRAAKVRTVTQARNVAALRAFHKNAFIVEGVRLWYHRWFP is encoded by the coding sequence ATGGAAACGCCTTGCGAATATTTGGAGTGGGACTCGCGATTCTTCGGCAAGAGGATCGCGAGGGTGCGCGGCGATCGACTGGAGGAGGCTTCGGTCGAGTCGGTCTTGCGTTGGTGCCGAGAAAACCGGATCGAAGGGCTCTACTTCCTCGCCGTGCCCGACGATCGCCGGACCCTGGAGTTGGCCGAAGCCCACGGCTTTCACCTTACGGACATCCGCGTCTCCCTGGAAAAACACCTCCACGGCCCCGAGGTCGGCCCCGCTCCGGATCTTTCCGGCCGGATCCGCCCGGTTTCCGATCCGGACCGACCGGCCCTCCTGGCCCTCGCCCAGGAAGCCTTCCGCCTGGGGAGATTTCACTATGATTCGCGCATCTCAAAGGAATCCGCCGACGCCCTCTATCGGGCCTGGCTCGAGCGTTGTCTCGAGGAAGCGCCCCAAGGGGTGTGGGTGGCGGAGGTCGGAGGGAAGCCCGCGGGCTTCGTCGCTTCGCGACGCGAGGAGGGCGATTGGGGGAGGATCGAGCTGCTCGCCCTCGAGCTCCGGCATCGCGGCCGGGGCCTTGGAGGCGCGCTCCTGACAACGGCATGTCGGGAACTCCAGCGGGAAAACCGGGCCGCCAAGGTTCGGACCGTCACTCAAGCGCGGAACGTAGCCGCGCTTCGCGCCTTTCACAAAAATGCCTTCATCGTCGAGGGGGTTCGGCTGTGGTACCACCGATGGTT